The genomic region TGCTCTTCATCATAAAAATTGGGTTTCCATAACTAACGGAGATATTATTTATTATGATCGCTGTTTCAGTGTTGAAGAAGTTAATTCTGTTTTCAGATTGGTGGAAGGTTTAAAGCAACACGAAATTAATGGATTGTTATTACTATTGAAAAATGCCGGAACATATTTGTTAACTGTTACCGGTTTTTGTATAGAACCATATAAGTTTATAGAAAATTCCATAACACCTTCGGGTATTTATCGAAATCTGACTCTTATTGATCATTTTATTGGTACCTTCGTAAAGCAAGGGAGGAGAGCAGGTAGACAAATTAACCGGCAGGTATGCCATTATGCCACCATTGCCAGGGGGCTAATCCTGTCGGCAGATCATTTGGCCAGTGCCAAACCAATGGAACTAACACCGGGGTTTACCTCTGCTGAACAAGTACTTACAGCTTTAAATCTGACTGATGACTCCCTTCATCCCCACCAGAAACAGCTAAAAGAGGCAGCTGCCAGTAAAATTTTAATAGCACCCACAGGTTCAGGGAAAACAGAAGCTGCACTGCTATGGGCCGGTTCTGTCAGAGAGGCTAAACAAACTAAAGGCAGGCTATATTTTTTACTACCTTACCGGGCTAGTATTAATGCAATGGCAAATAGGCTGCGAAGGGGTTTCGGAGAGCAATCAACGGCTGTGATACACGGTAAGACTCTAATTGAAAGTTATCAGCAGTTGATGGAAAATGGCTATACTCCGGATGAAGCCCGGAAATTAGCCAGCTACCAAGAGTCCCTGGCCAGATTAAATACAACCCCCATTAGAATATGCACCCCTTATCAACTTGTGAAAACTTTTTTCGCACCCAATGGTTATGAGGCCATGCTTTGCTCCGCCTTGGGAGCCCAGCTGGTATTTGATGAAATTCATGCTTATGACACTGAACTTACAGCTATGACAGTGGCTGCTGCCAAATTTATGAAGCACGTATTGGGTGCCGAGTGCTTATTTATGAGCGCCACATTACCCAGCCATTTAAAAAACATATTACAAGAACAATTCATGCTTGATGAACCCGTTAAACCGTCTGGGGAATGGTTGGCATCCAGGGTAAGGCATAGACTAAACCTAATTGACAACCATATCACCTCTGTAAATTCCATTGAAAGAATTAAACAGTCCGCTGAACAAGGTTCTGTGTTGGTGGTGGTTAATACTGTTCCCCGGGCAGTGAAGGTTGTGGAAGAGCTAAATAAAGTGGGGTTAAGGGATATTACCCTTTTACACAGTAAATTCTGCCCTAGAGATCGGATAGATAAAGAGCGGAAATTACAACCGTTTGAAGGTAAGATACTTGTGGCCACCCAGGTAGTTGAGGTATCACTTGATATTGATTATGATACCATCTTTACTGAACTTGCCCCCTTAGAGTCCTTACTCCAAAGGTTTGGCCGGGTTAATAGAAATAGACCCCTAGAAAGCAAGGGGGTTAGCACCGTAAATGTTTTTACGGAATTTGCCAATGACAATGAAACATCATACAGGCCCTATAATAAGGCCCACTTATGCCAAGTGAAAAAGGTGCTGCAAGATTATTTAAGAGAAAACCCCGGCGGGGTTATCAATGAAACTAAGATTCAAGATATGTTAGACGCCAGTTACCCTGAAGTATTAAAAGAAGATTTGGCTATAAAAATTAAAGATAGATTAGAGCGTTTTGATAAAAGTTTTGTTCAGGAACTACTGCCCTTAGGCATAAACGAAATGGGAACAATTAAAAACCTGCGGGAAGCATGGGATAACCTTTTTGACGGGGTGGAAGTGTTACCAGCAAAATATCTGGATGAAGCCCGGAATATGCCAAACCCCCTTGACGTGGCCCAATTACTGGTTCCAATATCTCGTGCACAGTTGCAAAGGTTACAAAGGGAAAGAAAGGCATGGCGGGATGAAGAGATTAATCAGATTATTACCAACTGTGATTACAGCTATCAGTATGGGCTAATTATTTAACAGTTTGATAATCATTCCAACCGGGAATAATATAACCATAAATTACCAGCAGGAGATGTCATCTTTGGAACACCCAAGCGAAGTCTTTGTCTCAAATTACGGTTCATTCCTGGGAAAAAAATCAGAACGGTTGGTTCTAAAAGAAAACGGCCAAACCGTGCTGGAAGTGCCCTTTTACGAATTGCAAAATATTATCATCGAAACATCCGGTGCCAGTATTTCCACCGATTGCATTAAAGAGTGTATGCAAAGGGGCATCCCCATCAGCTTTCTGTCATCCACCGGTAAACCATATGCCACCATCGTATCGCCTCATTTAACCGGTACGGTTGTAACCCGGCGTGCCCAGTATGAGGCCTTTAAAGATAAACGAGGTGTGCAGATGGTCAAGCTCTTTGTGGAAGGCAAGCTGAAAAACCAGGTCAATACCCTAAAATATTTTGCCAAATACCGCAAAAGTGCAGACAAGGAATTGTTTAATAATGTCCAATCAGTAATAGATAAGATAGAAACCACCGCCCAGGAGCTAAAAGAGATAACCGGGAACTGTATCAATGACGTGCGCGGGCAAATTATGTCTGCAGAGGGGCGAGCGGGTAACCTGTACTGGCAAGGTATCAAACTTCTTACTGCGGGCAAAATTGACTTTCCCGGCCGAGAGCATGCCGGAGCCGCCGACCCGATGAACTCTCTGCTTAATTATGGTTACGGCATACTATACGGGAAGGTAGAAAAGTGTTTAATATTGGCCGGGTTAGATCCTTATGCCGGTTTTCTCCACGTGGATCGGTCAGGTAAGGAATCTCTGGTATACGATTTTGTAGAGGAGTTTCGTCAGCCGGTGGTGGACAGGGTAGTGGTGGCAATGATTAACAAAGGTATCCCTATTGAAATGGAAGATGGTCAACTGTCTCAAAAAACCCGGCGAGATTTAGCTGAGCGAATCAAAGAAAGATTAGATACTGCGGAAAGGTTCCAGGGCAAAAAGTATCGACTACAAACAATTATCCAGATGCAGGCCCGCAGGATTGCCACACATCTTAGAGGGGAAGCCAGGTACAAACCCTATGTCAGCGGGTGGTAGCCGTGAAAACCTTTGTTATCTACGATATAGAAGAAGACCGCATTCGTAATAAAATTTTAGAGACCTGCCGGGATTATGGACTGGAGCATGTCCAATACAGCACTTTTTTCGGGGAACTGAACCACAACCGCCGGGAAGAATTGAAGTTGCGATTAAAGAAGACTCTGGGCCGGAAAAACGGTAAGATTCTGGTTTTCCCAATATGCGATAAAGATTTAAAGTTGCTGGAGAATATCTGCAACTTTCCGGAGTTGCCGCCGGATGCTTAAGCTGCGGGTTACGGACATCAAACAATACGTTTTTTGCCCGAGAATTATATATTTTACCTATGTTTGTCCGGTGGACAAGAAGGCCACCCGGAAAATGGAATATGGCAAAGAGGCTCATGTGGAATTAGATCAACTGGAGAAAAGGCGTAAATTTAAACGTTACAACTTAAGTGCCGCCGAAAGGAAATTCCATACCCAGCTATTTTCCGAAAGACTTGGTTTGGAAGGAAAACTGGATATGCACCTGGTGGCAGACGGCGAAATATTCCCGGTGGAATTTAAATATACCTTGAGAGGGCCTTCTCTTAACCATAAATACCAGTTAGTTGCCTATGCCATGTTGCTGGAAGATATTTACAATAAGCCGGTAAGATACGGGTTTTTGCAGTTATATCCCAAGGGAGAAGTAATCCCAGTTGAGATCACCCCCAATGCCCGTATGTTTGTCAAAGAGATCATGCAAAAAATAAGGGCGATGGTTCGGAACCAAATTTTCCCCCCGACAACACTACGAAAATCTCGCTGTATTGACTGCGAGTATCGTAACTTCTGTAATGATGTGAGGTAAGCTATGTATTTCCTAAGTGATGAAGAAAAAAAGCACCTGCTAAAAAACTATCTACCCCGCTCACGCCAGGCTGATACGGCTGAAGAGTTGCGTGGTTGGAACTGGCATCAACCTCCATTGCTGCCACCCTATGAAACGAAGCTGGGTGCCTACGAAATAGCAGGGGCATATTGCCCCAGTAACCGTGATCTATACTTAAGAAGAGTGCAAAAAATCAAAAGCCTACCTAGCTTGGCCATGATTCGAGGCTATTTTTTACATGATGTTCTGGTTAAGGAACTATCCAGAGCAAAAAAGATTATTTACCACAGAGGAGTCCCCGGTTATAAAGAAATATTTAACGACTTAGAGCAAGGGCAGGATTACAAGTTACCGGACC from Desulfotomaculum nigrificans DSM 574 harbors:
- a CDS encoding CRISPR-associated helicase/endonuclease Cas3: MYLDDIKQVLADVWAKSTDSSEKSGLSLFQHTENVIKQMGQFILLYHTELNQVAEMNMTRVLLYAALMHDFGKIHPGFQRMLRKGTRFGLRHELLSLAFLEFLKIPPEEKPYLASAIALHHKNWVSITNGDIIYYDRCFSVEEVNSVFRLVEGLKQHEINGLLLLLKNAGTYLLTVTGFCIEPYKFIENSITPSGIYRNLTLIDHFIGTFVKQGRRAGRQINRQVCHYATIARGLILSADHLASAKPMELTPGFTSAEQVLTALNLTDDSLHPHQKQLKEAAASKILIAPTGSGKTEAALLWAGSVREAKQTKGRLYFLLPYRASINAMANRLRRGFGEQSTAVIHGKTLIESYQQLMENGYTPDEARKLASYQESLARLNTTPIRICTPYQLVKTFFAPNGYEAMLCSALGAQLVFDEIHAYDTELTAMTVAAAKFMKHVLGAECLFMSATLPSHLKNILQEQFMLDEPVKPSGEWLASRVRHRLNLIDNHITSVNSIERIKQSAEQGSVLVVVNTVPRAVKVVEELNKVGLRDITLLHSKFCPRDRIDKERKLQPFEGKILVATQVVEVSLDIDYDTIFTELAPLESLLQRFGRVNRNRPLESKGVSTVNVFTEFANDNETSYRPYNKAHLCQVKKVLQDYLRENPGGVINETKIQDMLDASYPEVLKEDLAIKIKDRLERFDKSFVQELLPLGINEMGTIKNLREAWDNLFDGVEVLPAKYLDEARNMPNPLDVAQLLVPISRAQLQRLQRERKAWRDEEINQIITNCDYSYQYGLII
- the cas2 gene encoding CRISPR-associated endonuclease Cas2; this encodes MKTFVIYDIEEDRIRNKILETCRDYGLEHVQYSTFFGELNHNRREELKLRLKKTLGRKNGKILVFPICDKDLKLLENICNFPELPPDA
- the cas1 gene encoding CRISPR-associated endonuclease Cas1, with protein sequence MSSLEHPSEVFVSNYGSFLGKKSERLVLKENGQTVLEVPFYELQNIIIETSGASISTDCIKECMQRGIPISFLSSTGKPYATIVSPHLTGTVVTRRAQYEAFKDKRGVQMVKLFVEGKLKNQVNTLKYFAKYRKSADKELFNNVQSVIDKIETTAQELKEITGNCINDVRGQIMSAEGRAGNLYWQGIKLLTAGKIDFPGREHAGAADPMNSLLNYGYGILYGKVEKCLILAGLDPYAGFLHVDRSGKESLVYDFVEEFRQPVVDRVVVAMINKGIPIEMEDGQLSQKTRRDLAERIKERLDTAERFQGKKYRLQTIIQMQARRIATHLRGEARYKPYVSGW
- the cas4 gene encoding CRISPR-associated protein Cas4, with protein sequence MLKLRVTDIKQYVFCPRIIYFTYVCPVDKKATRKMEYGKEAHVELDQLEKRRKFKRYNLSAAERKFHTQLFSERLGLEGKLDMHLVADGEIFPVEFKYTLRGPSLNHKYQLVAYAMLLEDIYNKPVRYGFLQLYPKGEVIPVEITPNARMFVKEIMQKIRAMVRNQIFPPTTLRKSRCIDCEYRNFCNDVR